A single genomic interval of Deltaproteobacteria bacterium HGW-Deltaproteobacteria-4 harbors:
- the asnB gene encoding asparagine synthase (glutamine-hydrolyzing): MCGIAGILSQNHPPSEAELRRQAHFLAHRGPDDHGLLIWQGHGVVQTRLSIIDLAGGHQPICSADGRFILVANGEIYNFVELRQELEAQGCVFVTHSDSEMIIHAYAIYGDDFAKRLHGMFAFCLIDKLRNRVILGRDRLGIKPLFYSQEGGRLLFASELKGIIAARSAAPEVEVEALLQYLQSQFNTGEKAIVQGIHRLPPATTLTFEADGSTVLRPYWSATDVRTVDCSMEEALESFAPLIETVMREHVRSDVPCGLFLSGGVDSALLLALLTKHQEQPVRTFSVGFPDSQMEGELAGAEYIAKYFNSRHTSIPLHGAEVLGRLPIAIWAADDLMRDYASLPTAILAEHAAKELKVVFSGEGGDEAFAGYGRYRKGGIERFFQNLVRPGSGGFRTSPQLNPLWTSRLLGAELQAATSAIRRPFIQAWNETPREWSHLQRCQYTDLMTAMPDNLLVKADRMLMAFGVEGRVPFLDHRIIEFGLSLPDQLKTDRRQGKLFLKRWAEKSIPAEHLYRKKRGFHVPMGEWLTPAFVAAAEGKLLANRGIREWFHPAGVSALCAAQRQRGGRDRELWSLIQFAIWHRFFIDDFGAKPGANDDPLLWL, translated from the coding sequence ATGTGCGGAATCGCCGGAATCCTCAGTCAGAACCATCCCCCCAGCGAAGCGGAGCTGCGGCGCCAGGCGCACTTTCTTGCCCATCGCGGTCCGGACGATCACGGCCTCCTGATCTGGCAGGGGCACGGGGTGGTGCAGACGCGCCTCTCGATCATCGATCTTGCCGGCGGGCACCAGCCGATCTGCTCGGCGGACGGCCGCTTTATCCTCGTCGCCAATGGCGAGATCTACAACTTTGTCGAGCTGCGCCAGGAGTTAGAAGCGCAGGGGTGCGTCTTTGTCACCCACTCCGACAGCGAGATGATCATCCATGCCTATGCGATCTACGGCGACGACTTTGCCAAGCGTCTGCACGGTATGTTCGCTTTCTGCCTCATCGACAAACTCCGCAACCGCGTCATCCTCGGCCGTGATCGCCTCGGCATCAAACCCCTCTTTTACAGTCAAGAAGGGGGGCGCCTCCTCTTTGCTTCCGAGCTCAAGGGGATCATCGCCGCCCGCAGTGCCGCTCCCGAGGTCGAGGTGGAAGCGCTCCTGCAATATCTGCAAAGCCAGTTCAATACCGGAGAGAAGGCGATCGTCCAGGGGATCCACCGTCTGCCGCCGGCGACGACGCTGACCTTTGAAGCCGACGGTTCGACGGTGCTGCGCCCCTACTGGAGTGCGACCGATGTCCGCACCGTCGACTGTTCGATGGAGGAAGCGCTTGAAAGCTTTGCGCCCCTCATCGAGACGGTGATGCGCGAACATGTCCGCTCCGACGTCCCCTGTGGACTCTTCCTTTCCGGCGGCGTCGATTCGGCTCTCCTCCTTGCCCTTTTGACCAAGCATCAGGAACAGCCGGTGCGGACCTTTTCCGTCGGCTTCCCTGATTCGCAAATGGAAGGGGAGCTCGCCGGCGCCGAATACATCGCCAAATATTTCAACAGCCGCCATACCTCGATCCCGCTGCACGGTGCCGAAGTCCTTGGTCGGCTGCCGATTGCCATCTGGGCGGCGGACGATTTGATGCGCGATTATGCTTCGCTGCCGACGGCGATTCTGGCCGAGCATGCCGCCAAAGAACTCAAGGTGGTCTTCTCCGGCGAAGGGGGGGATGAAGCCTTTGCCGGTTATGGCCGCTACCGCAAAGGGGGCATTGAGCGTTTCTTTCAGAATCTTGTCCGCCCCGGCAGCGGCGGTTTTCGCACCAGCCCACAACTGAATCCCCTTTGGACGTCGCGCCTTCTCGGTGCGGAGCTGCAGGCTGCGACGTCAGCGATCCGCCGCCCCTTTATTCAGGCCTGGAACGAAACGCCGCGCGAATGGAGCCATCTGCAGCGCTGCCAGTATACCGACCTGATGACCGCCATGCCCGACAACCTGCTGGTCAAGGCCGATCGCATGCTCATGGCCTTTGGGGTTGAAGGGCGCGTCCCCTTTCTTGATCACCGCATCATTGAGTTCGGCCTGAGTCTGCCGGATCAGCTCAAGACCGATCGCCGCCAGGGGAAGCTTTTCCTTAAGCGCTGGGCAGAGAAGAGCATTCCGGCCGAGCATCTTTATCGCAAGAAGCGCGGCTTCCATGTGCCGATGGGGGAGTGGTTGACTCCCGCCTTTGTTGCCGCCGCCGAAGGTAAACTGCTGGCGAACCGGGGGATCCGGGAGTGGTTTCATCCTGCCGGCGTCAGCGCCCTTTGTGCTGCTCAGCGCCAGCGCGGCGGCCGCGATCGGGAGCTTTGGTCTCTGATCCAGTTTGCCATCTGGCACCGTTTCTTTATCGACGACTTCGGTGCCAAGCCGGGTGCGAACGACGACCCTCTCCTCTGGCTGTAA
- a CDS encoding glycosyl transferase yields the protein MSFENKPRIAIFLATSGHSGVDKIARNLVPALARRGYQVDILKIRGHGPHLEELPPGVRIIDLGTSHVYSAIPAIARYLKQERPAVLLADKYRVIHTAYFAKVLSGVSTRLIFSMGATISIDLAGRSGFERWYQRQFIKHFYPRAAKVIVTSKGVADDMAAYGGIARSCIEVVPCPVISAELLQTRPEQPEHPWFQAGEPPVILGVGELSKRKDFETLIRAFALVRAGRSCRLVILGRGRQHDHLIALARELRVGEDVDLAGFQPNPYAFMAHAALFAFTSRHEGLGFVVIEALAVGTPVISTDCPSGPREILQDGKYGELVAVGAVDALASAINKLLAAPPRDPDFLRQAALPYEIERSTDAYLRVFGL from the coding sequence ATGTCCTTTGAAAACAAGCCGCGAATTGCAATTTTTCTTGCCACCTCCGGCCACAGCGGGGTCGACAAGATCGCCAGGAATCTGGTTCCAGCCCTCGCACGCCGTGGTTATCAGGTCGATATCCTCAAGATTCGCGGTCATGGCCCGCATCTTGAAGAACTTCCTCCCGGTGTCCGAATCATTGACCTCGGCACCAGCCATGTCTACTCGGCAATTCCCGCCATTGCCCGATATCTGAAGCAGGAGCGGCCGGCCGTGCTCCTTGCCGACAAGTACCGGGTCATTCACACAGCTTATTTTGCCAAAGTCCTTTCGGGGGTCTCGACCCGGCTGATTTTCAGTATGGGGGCGACGATCTCTATCGATTTGGCCGGGCGTTCGGGGTTTGAGCGCTGGTATCAGCGGCAGTTCATCAAGCATTTCTATCCCCGCGCTGCCAAAGTTATTGTGACCAGCAAGGGGGTGGCGGATGATATGGCTGCTTATGGCGGGATCGCGCGCAGTTGCATTGAGGTTGTCCCTTGTCCGGTCATCTCCGCTGAACTGTTGCAGACGCGTCCGGAGCAGCCTGAGCATCCCTGGTTTCAGGCGGGCGAGCCGCCGGTGATTCTTGGTGTCGGGGAATTGAGCAAACGCAAGGATTTCGAGACCCTCATCCGTGCCTTTGCCTTGGTGCGCGCCGGGCGCTCCTGCCGTCTGGTTATCCTCGGACGGGGCCGGCAGCACGATCATTTGATCGCCCTGGCTCGCGAACTCAGGGTCGGCGAGGATGTCGATCTTGCCGGGTTTCAGCCGAATCCCTACGCTTTCATGGCGCATGCCGCCCTCTTCGCCTTTACTTCCCGGCATGAGGGCCTCGGTTTTGTTGTAATCGAAGCTCTGGCGGTGGGGACACCGGTTATTTCGACCGACTGCCCGAGCGGTCCGCGGGAAATTCTTCAGGATGGCAAGTACGGCGAACTCGTTGCGGTCGGCGCGGTCGATGCGCTGGCGAGCGCCATCAATAAATTATTGGCTGCCCCGCCTCGGGATCCGGATTTTTTACGCCAAGCCGCCCTCCCTTACGAGATCGAGCGCAGCACCGATGCCTATTTGCGGGTCTTTGGACTTTAG
- a CDS encoding glycosyltransferase family 2 protein, translated as MSEQLKISVIVNSYNYDRYISETLDSVVAQTLPVDEIVIVDDGSTDASCAVIVDYVEQHSHMKFIRKENGGQLSAFNVAAQHVTGDIVFFIDSDDIWRSDYIERIVEIYRSKTVDFVFCAYEEFGESNEVVRKYARDKDLGYSVAYTYFRKKFIGGPTATISLRSSTFFKIFPVDLEEDWRISADLPLVVGASLAGARKYYCASPLVLYRIHKKNAHKVHVKNSDYDYKFYYNREKTLNYFTAKFFLNENSYANMIEKEISTSGIDIDNKTLKKYLKIVYAQKKPLSWKIKNYLKIVKKLGRNS; from the coding sequence ATGAGCGAACAATTGAAGATATCGGTTATCGTTAACAGTTACAATTATGACCGGTACATCAGCGAGACACTTGACAGCGTTGTGGCACAGACATTGCCGGTTGACGAGATCGTCATCGTCGATGACGGATCGACCGATGCTTCTTGCGCGGTCATTGTCGATTATGTCGAACAACATAGTCACATGAAATTTATCCGCAAGGAAAACGGTGGGCAACTCTCTGCCTTTAATGTCGCCGCTCAACATGTGACCGGCGACATAGTTTTCTTTATTGACTCGGATGACATCTGGCGTAGTGATTACATCGAAAGAATTGTTGAAATTTATAGATCAAAAACGGTTGATTTCGTTTTTTGCGCTTACGAAGAATTTGGCGAGTCGAATGAGGTTGTAAGGAAATATGCTAGAGATAAAGACCTCGGATATTCTGTGGCTTATACATATTTCAGGAAAAAGTTTATTGGGGGGCCAACGGCGACTATTTCGCTCCGTTCCTCAACGTTCTTTAAAATTTTTCCAGTAGACCTTGAAGAAGATTGGAGAATAAGTGCCGATTTGCCATTGGTCGTTGGTGCATCCTTGGCTGGGGCCAGAAAATATTATTGTGCATCTCCTTTAGTTTTATACCGAATCCATAAAAAAAACGCACACAAAGTCCACGTTAAAAATTCAGATTACGACTACAAGTTTTATTACAATCGAGAAAAAACACTCAATTATTTCACCGCTAAGTTTTTTCTGAATGAAAATTCATATGCCAATATGATTGAGAAAGAGATTTCTACTTCAGGGATCGATATTGATAACAAAACTCTCAAGAAATACTTGAAAATTGTTTATGCTCAAAAAAAACCACTATCCTGGAAAATTAAGAATTATCTGAAAATCGTCAAAAAGTTGGGCAGAAACTCTTAG
- a CDS encoding glycosyl transferase, giving the protein MKKICFYCSSFQNGGVEKVTIQLCNELATKGFQVDLVIGKKNQSNMLDRLDAKVKLVSLGTSNKILSILMMALYLIRKTPDIVIADRYHSFVYAAYAKRLIAFKTEIVMTIHSQMSLSFGVEFKRTKKQEKKYSEFMTLGKYCVRVIAVSQGTAGDFLTVFPGFANKISVIYNPVAVDEIQSLAEQWQDNLSLLSGKKHVIISVGRLEAEKGYAILLRAFSEIENCHDSLLVICGEGRERKNLEKLAQQLGLQDNVYLPGFVANPYSYLAHADLFVLSSRSEAFGVVLVEALAVGIPVVSTDCPSYGPREILLNGEIGKLVPVDDVSALARAISESLNDHPGKELLINRAMNFSLQKSVDQYIKVLKLDQSP; this is encoded by the coding sequence ATGAAAAAAATTTGTTTTTACTGCTCCTCTTTTCAAAACGGCGGAGTCGAAAAAGTAACGATCCAGCTTTGCAATGAGTTGGCGACCAAAGGTTTTCAGGTCGATCTTGTCATTGGCAAAAAGAATCAAAGCAACATGCTTGATCGCCTTGATGCCAAGGTGAAATTGGTAAGCTTGGGAACATCGAATAAAATACTCAGTATTTTAATGATGGCTCTATATTTAATACGAAAAACCCCTGATATCGTCATCGCTGACCGTTATCATTCTTTCGTTTATGCCGCTTATGCCAAGAGGTTGATCGCTTTTAAGACAGAAATTGTCATGACCATTCACAGCCAAATGTCGCTCTCCTTTGGAGTTGAATTTAAACGAACAAAAAAACAAGAGAAAAAATATTCCGAGTTTATGACTCTGGGTAAATATTGCGTTAGGGTCATAGCTGTATCGCAAGGCACAGCCGGGGACTTTTTGACGGTTTTCCCCGGGTTTGCCAATAAAATTTCTGTCATTTACAACCCCGTGGCCGTCGATGAAATCCAATCACTGGCAGAACAATGGCAAGACAACTTGTCTTTGTTGTCTGGTAAAAAGCATGTCATTATCAGTGTCGGTCGGTTAGAAGCGGAAAAAGGATATGCAATCCTGTTGCGGGCTTTTTCCGAAATCGAAAATTGCCATGATTCTTTGCTGGTCATCTGCGGTGAAGGCCGGGAAAGAAAAAATCTTGAAAAACTGGCACAACAATTAGGCCTGCAAGATAACGTTTATCTCCCTGGATTCGTTGCAAATCCGTATTCTTATCTGGCGCATGCCGATTTATTCGTCTTGTCTTCCCGGAGTGAAGCCTTCGGTGTCGTCCTCGTCGAGGCTTTGGCAGTCGGAATTCCCGTCGTTTCAACGGATTGCCCTTCGTACGGTCCCCGCGAGATATTGTTAAACGGCGAGATTGGCAAGCTTGTTCCCGTTGATGACGTCTCTGCCCTTGCTCGCGCAATATCCGAAAGTCTGAACGATCATCCCGGTAAAGAACTTTTGATTAACAGAGCCATGAATTTTTCTCTGCAGAAATCCGTCGATCAGTATATTAAAGTCCTGAAGCTTGATCAGTCACCATAA
- a CDS encoding glycosyl transferase — MEKNPAKKIAIFASFSGAGGVERMLLNLAGGLAADGCAVDLVVARSTSKHLQQLPEGVRLVKLGTSHTFTSLFRLAAYLKRERPDALLAAKERACRTAVLARRLSGVPVRLGFRLGTTVSAAFENKAPWRFALWCWPMPWFYRQADAVIAVSEGVRQDLLKITQLPPERFHVVRNPVITAAMEVQSKVELDDPWFAPGAPPVIMGVGRLTEQKDFFTLLQAFALLRASRPCRLLILGEGSDRPALEALAAELGVTADLRLPGFEANPYRYLRRAQLFVLSSRWEGSPNALTEAMALGIPVVAADCPSGPNELLPGDGVGELVPMGDPTIMAAAMQRLLDSPPPAAAIRAAVADYNVSRSAQHYRRLLLGESS, encoded by the coding sequence ATGGAAAAGAACCCAGCCAAAAAGATCGCCATCTTCGCCTCTTTCTCCGGCGCCGGCGGCGTCGAACGGATGCTCCTCAACCTTGCCGGGGGGCTGGCCGCCGACGGCTGCGCGGTCGATCTGGTCGTGGCGCGTTCGACCAGCAAGCACCTGCAACAGCTCCCTGAGGGTGTGCGTCTGGTCAAGCTCGGCACCTCCCACACTTTTACCAGCCTCTTCCGCCTCGCCGCTTATCTCAAGCGTGAGCGCCCTGATGCCCTCCTCGCCGCCAAGGAGCGCGCCTGCCGCACCGCTGTCCTCGCCCGGCGCCTGAGCGGCGTGCCGGTACGCCTCGGTTTCCGCCTCGGCACCACCGTCTCGGCGGCTTTCGAGAATAAGGCGCCCTGGCGCTTTGCCCTTTGGTGCTGGCCGATGCCCTGGTTTTATCGCCAGGCCGATGCAGTGATTGCAGTCTCGGAAGGGGTGCGGCAGGATCTCCTCAAGATCACGCAGTTGCCGCCCGAGCGCTTTCATGTGGTGCGCAATCCGGTGATCACGGCGGCGATGGAGGTGCAGAGTAAGGTCGAACTCGACGATCCCTGGTTTGCCCCCGGCGCGCCGCCGGTGATCATGGGGGTGGGACGACTGACCGAGCAGAAGGATTTCTTTACGCTGCTGCAGGCCTTTGCTTTGCTGCGCGCCAGCCGCCCCTGTCGCCTCCTCATCCTCGGTGAGGGGAGTGACCGCCCGGCTCTCGAAGCCCTCGCCGCTGAACTCGGGGTCACGGCCGATCTGCGTCTCCCCGGTTTCGAAGCGAATCCCTACCGCTATCTGCGCCGGGCGCAACTCTTTGTCCTCTCCTCCCGCTGGGAAGGTTCGCCCAATGCCCTCACCGAGGCCATGGCCCTGGGAATCCCGGTGGTGGCGGCCGATTGTCCGAGTGGCCCCAATGAACTTCTCCCCGGCGACGGGGTCGGTGAGCTGGTGCCGATGGGTGATCCGACGATTATGGCGGCGGCCATGCAGCGCCTGCTCGATAGCCCGCCGCCGGCCGCCGCGATTCGTGCTGCCGTTGCCGACTATAACGTCAGCCGCAGCGCCCAACACTATCGTCGCCTGCTTCTCGGCGAATCCAGTTAA